The Pelodiscus sinensis isolate JC-2024 chromosome 4, ASM4963464v1, whole genome shotgun sequence genomic sequence GAATAAGGAAGTAACAGGAATAAAAACCTTTCCCCTCGAAACCCATTGGAATGGGCTTGACAGTCCCTACTATCAGGAGGGTAGATATACTGCTGAAGCAGaaggtctcgtgagaggggtccctgaagatggacggggaggaagggtgggtgggacaggaaggggataGCATATTCTCTTTCCACCAGGCTGAGTAACCAATAATCCAAAGTAATCTTGGACCAGGCAAGGAAGAAATGGAGAGCCGGGACCCAAAGGGTGGGATTAAAAGGGGGGCCGGAATGCAAcataaggtatgttgactcctaAGTTAGTCACATAGCTAGATTTGCTTAGTGTAGGTTGACTTTCTGCAGtagggtagacgtagcctactgttttccaatgtgcattactttgcatttattaacattgaatttcatctgccatttttctGTCTAGTTCCCAATTGTGAGATCCTTCCAAAACTCTTTGCAGAGCTCtagctgcaaattttgccacctcactgtgtaCCCCTTATTTCAGATCACTTATGAATGTACTGAATAGAACTacgggacaccactatttacccctctccattttggAAACCGCTCATTTATTcgtatcctttgtttcctatattttaaccagttaccaatacATGGGAGGACCGCCCCTCTTATCCCACAACAGCTTATTTCGCTTAAGAGATTTAgtaaaaggctttctgaaaagctAAGTGCACGATATACACTGCATCCCCCCTTATTCACATGCCTGTTGATcttcttagagcagtggtccccaacctttagaggctcccgggctccgggccactcacgtgccgggcgcctgggggcagagccacgcgtcctggggcacaccaggggcggggatgcccttgcacccgccgccggcatgtgccccagggccggggccgcccgagcgccttgtgccgtggacccggggccggcactgccgCCCGAGCTGCGCGCATGGGGCCAGCGCTGGGGCCGCCCAAgtgccgcgcaccaggcgccagtgcgtgtcgcgcgcctggggccggcacctgCAGTGCGCCgcgcgctgggggtggggccggcccaggttgtcggcgggcgcacacaaatgccccggcgggcaccatggcgcccacgggcaccgcgttggggaccactgtcttagagAATTCTAATAAATTAGTGAAACATgattttccctttacaaaaatcatGTTGACTTCCCCGCCCCCAAATTATGTTTATGTGTTCAACAATTCTGTTCTCTACTATAATTTGAACCAGTTTGCCAGACACTGAAGTTGGGTTTACTGgactgtaattgccaagatcacctgTGAagattggtgtcacattagctatcctcaagtcatctggtacagaaacGGAACAACAATAGGTTTTACACCacaattagtagttctgcaatttcacatttgagtcccTTCAAAACTCTTGGGTGGATACTGCCTGGTCTTGGTGACTTACTGGCGTTTAGTTTATTAATCTGTTCCCAAACTGGGTCAGTTTTTCAGATTTCTCATCTTAAAAGAATGTCtcagctttgggaatctcccacatcctcagctgtgaagaccaatgcagagaattcatttagtttctctgcaatggtcttatccttgagtgctcttttagcattttgatcatctagtagtctcctggttgtttagcaggctgcctacttctgatgtatttaaaaaaaaatgctattaCTTTGAGTCTTTGGCAAGCAGTTCTTCAAgttcttttttggccttcctaattttatttttacacttcacatgccagagtttatgctcctttctatttttctcactaggatttaatttcaactttttaaaagattcctTTTTACCTTTCCCTGCTTCTTTCACTTTGTTGTTTAGCCATAGTGGCATTTTTTTGTTCtcttgtgtttttttaatttgggatatacttAAATCTATACCCCAGGTTCTCTCTCCTTTCTGTTTTAACTGATTTAAAACAACGGAACCAGTCTTGATTTCAGGGATGGAAGATATCCTGACCTGAGAATTTAATCAGCAATGTTGCTGGAGACATTTCAAGGTAAAAACCTTACCATATATGTCTAGGTACTACAAAGCTAACTATCTTTATTCCTCCCGTAACCATTTCTAACTTTAATGCCTTATACTCATTTAAAATCTCTCTGAAATTAAATACtcgtattttttaattaaaagtaatGCAGTGTTGTATTTAAAATGAATTGTTTGGCTAACTTCAATTCACGAATTAAACTGTTGAATATTGACCCCTTTCAGGGCCAATggctatatataaaaaaaagttttttctgacaggtgacagaatgacatcatcatgctctctggccacaaaagctgccagagagagggaggctggCTAGTGTAGTGAGCCGCAGGCACAGCCCACTAGTAGACCTATAATATCTGAACTGTCCAAGAGAAGGCTGAGCAATATACAACACACTTCAGGAAAATTCAGGACCAGGACTATATTAGGGTAACCCTGCAATAAGTAATCAAGTGCACTGTTGAAAATCAGATCTGAGGTCAGAGTTCCTGGTCCAGGACAGCAGTGATACCCGGATACTTGGTATGGAACCTATGGTTTGTGGGTGCAGGGGAGTAttctgatctggggcaggaaTACAGGAGGGGATTTAGGAGtttgtgacccagggcaggaggaggttgtgaactagggaaagggattggggtgcaggagagaattctgacttggaagagaggtgcaggacctaggaggggattgtgaccaagggcagggctgcaggaggtgCAAGTATTTGGACGGTGACCTGGAGgagggtattggggtgcaggatttaGGGGGTAATGTGGGTACAgaagcaggggtgcagagggttgagAGAGGAAcgggctggggtgctagaggcagacTCTGGGCAGGAGGCACTTATCTAGGCAGCTCCAAATCAGCAGgttcctcaggcaggctccctgccttccctccccctgcacaccaTTCAAAGCAACTAGATGAGAAGGCTTGCTCTCTGGAGGGTGGTGCCAGCTACATCAGTACCAAATCCACGTGTTGGGCTCAGGGATGCATCAGCTCCGATTCCCTCAGTACCATATGAGGTCTAGCCATACTTGGTACAGTTGACTTCCTTGATGTCAATACGGAGCATTATTCCAGGACATGCTTATAACTCTTTTCATCTATGCCTCTGCCAGTTGGGATCTAAGGTATCCAAACTTGGTACTGAGTCTGTCTCAACTTGAGTTTTCTTCTTTTACAGTAGCCTTTACAGTACTAAGCACTCAGAGCCTACATCAAATGCCTCTTGGTACTCGAGATCTCCTTCAGAAACATGGGCTCCTTCCTTAGAAATGCTTCCTTAACTAtggtgttccccccccccccatccttcatGACCCCCAACCTTATCTCCTAAGATTCAACTCCTAGTTATTGTGCAACACCTCACACTCTTCCTACTGAGAACTGCTGTCTAAGCctgctgcttccttcctccccacccacatGTATGCTGCCCACCCCAGGCCAGGAAGCATCCCCACTCTGCTGTGCCATTCCTCCACTGTACACCTATCAACTGCTGTTCTCTTGCCTCCACAAAGGCACCTTAGAACCCTTAGTATTCAGCCAGTTCATGGTAACATCAACCAAGAAATTAGCCTGTTTACTAAGGCTTAACATGatgcatatatatttttaattcaaactGAAACGGAGGTGTTTTTTATTAACGTAAATAGTAAATGGACAGATATACACAGCAATTCATCTCTAAAAATCTCCCAGTTACTGAACAGCTAACATTATACATACACAAAAATtgagaggaaaacaaaatggccacaaAAAGCATTACTGAGAGCAAAGAGGAATTTTCATACTTGCCTGCTTACGGGACCTCATTGCTGCCTCTTCTAATGTTTCAGCAGCTTCAAACTTGCCTTGACGCTTGTAAAGTGCTCCTAGGTTCTTTAAGGTAGTTGTTACGGTTGGACTATTTAAAAAAGTATGCACAGTAAATTAAGAATATCAAACATATGAAAACTAAAAAAAGCCCCAAGAGAAAAGCTTAGATATCATGAGTATCTATATAAAAGAGCcatcttttaaaatattctacTAGCATTAAGCACGAGAAAGACATTAAAAATACCTTACAAAATGCATTTatggctcaacaaaaaaaaaagtgatggtAGAACAGCCCTGAAAACAAATAGAGCTATCCTCTGGAGCCATGTAtgtcagtgccccgccccccttcccctcccgccagggcccagctgagcagtgcagaattggggagcgcagaccccaaacggccgcttgctcctcGTCAAGATCCAGCTGAGCGGCGCTCACGCTGTGcctctcagctgggccccagtgggaggggagcagggtgctgaCATACATggccgggggcgtggccgtgtacgtcagcgttacagactcacagacactgggctactatatatatgtatatgattCTGCTGTTCAAACATTGTAGCACTGTGTGGAGCATGAAAATCAAAAAAGAGAACAACTGAAACAAAACTAGTCTACTTGCACAGTAAATGATAAGAAAACTCAAACAGAACACCACACAGGAGTGAAAGTGGATCGGAGGCTAGATTACATGGCCTGCTCTACTCCCCTTTGTGCCTTTGTATATCAACAGAAGAGAGAAAATACAGACTGATCACATAGTAATTCTTcctttaacactatagatatgtttcagaaaatgatcgtgttaagtgaaaacgtgttatgcggggtcaattttcccattgaaaataatggaaaaggtgggggttgcgtttcaagcagtggtgtctgttgggaccgggacataaggttgggggagaaaggagactgggttacagcagggagggtaggtgtttggctctggggaagggaaggggaggaggattgggttgggagtatgcccctgtgatgagtctgccaggacctgcactgcgtctggcgggggtgaagggaggggggctgccggggaaCGGCGTGGCAAGtggcgaaccctctgccgctttgcagggaggcaggggaagccccgagcAGCCACCtgcaatgggccagctggggaaattgtgttattccagggacTGTCATCTAATTCAAAAAAAgtttcctaaaaaaaaatcgtgctatcgcaaaaacgtgttaagtgggcacgtgttaaatgaggaattattgtaaATGCAGCACGTGAGGATAGCTAGCCATTGGAATTTAGAGGTTTGCCTCAGTTGGGATAAAACGGGGCTCAGAACCAAATCGCAACTAGATACCTGAAGTCACCTTTTCTGATATGAACAGCAAACAAGGCTTTGGATTTCTTAAATATCAGTTTCCATAGTAGTAACATAGATAAAAATGAAATGCTTTAAATATGATTTTCAAACTGACAGAGCCGGATGTAACGTTATGTAGTTAAAATGTTTTCAATAATATACTTACCTATCAACTTTGCAAGCCTTGTACCAACCACCATACTCTCCAAAAGAGCCATCTTTTTGCTTTCCCTAAATTAAAAACAGcatgttaaaaataaatctgcAATAAGAGAAGTTCTGAAAACAATTATTCAATCATGTTCTTACTTTGCATTCTTCTCTCTCCTCAGCATGCATCCAAATGGGTTTGTTTTCATCtggtggaaaaaaaacccacaacataaATATTGTATAATAGCAGTGAAAGTAGTAAGTATTTATATTCTGGTTGATTTTCATCTCTCTGAAGGAAGCTGAAGACCATCAAATAGTGATTCTGGCAGCACAATCAGCATTTTTGACACATCACAGAAAGATTAAACAGATTAACAAAACAGGCATGTCTGCTTTTAACTGGCTTCAGAGGAGAAAAGATAAGTCAATATTAAAGACTGGTTTCAGTGCTATTTCTAAGAAGCTTTGATGCAACCACATTGGTGGCTGGACATACTGACAAGAGCTTAGTCATTTGCTAGAATACATGCATTAATTTCTTCTATCATGACAGCTACTGAATGCTGCACAGGTAAACTGTCTTATTGAAATGAAAATATTGCATTACAATTAGTAATTTATGAAATGTGTTCTACTGGAACAATATACAAATAGATTGATGACTTCTAGCTGTTAATTTTACAGTTTTCCTAATTTAAGATGACAAGTTTTCTTGCATTCTTTAACAGCTTTGGCAGATGAGCTCAAACACTTAACCATTGTTTTTTCCAAGTCTTTTAAAATCCTATACTGAAGTCTTCTAAACAGTGACTAGAAGACAATGAACAAACATACTCCTGTGTGTATACTACCTCAGACATTAGAGCTGGGGTAGTATAGAACACCCTAAAGTAACTTCAGTAGAAAAGTAGTATTTCAAATAGATTTGCTAAGTCTCactcattttgaaaaaaacaaaccttgTTTTGGATTAATTTTAATGCAGTAATTAAAGACTTTCCCGAGGATACATTTTACTGTATATATTTCAATGAAATCTAAAAAGTTTAATTCCTTTTAGTCTCCCTCTAATACTCACAACTTTAAGTATAATATAGTCTTAAACAGAGAAttataaaaaaaagagaaattataCTTTTCAGTTGAACACCAAGTTTCTTACCATCTACAGAGCCAAATTCCCTTTCATGTGCACGAGTAAGAATCTCTTTGTATAAAGTTTCTGCTTGCTTAAATTTTCCCTGTTTTAGATAGCAGGATGCCTAAAAATAATAGACAGTAGTTTAGGAACATGTGTAATTACATGTTTGTTGAATAAATGTACATTATTTTAGCATACTAGAAAAACAAGACttacattttcttatttttactTCATGTTACAAACTTACCAGATTATTCTTTGTTTTTGCCACATTTGGGTCATCTGGTCCTAGCTTAGTTTGGTAAATCTCAAGTGCTCTTTGATAGTAGTACTCCACCTCTTCATATTTACCCTGGTTCTGACACAATAAGGCCAGGTTATTTAACTGTTTGGCAACATCTGGGTGATCTTTCCCCAGGACCTGAAAATGAAGATATCATACATTTTAAAAGTCTCCATTTATTGTATTAGGTTTTAAAGAATCTTAAAATGATCTTCCCCAATTTTCTTCTTTCCAATTTCAATATCAAGCCACATTATTTTACTTTAGCAGATTACACTGTTCATGCTTTTATTATTAAGACTGAGTCACTATTTTCATTATAAATCAAATTCTAGGTTGAGAGTGAAGGAGGTCCCCATTTATGTTAGGTAAACATTAGGACTGTTTTTGGCTGACATGGTGCCACACCACAGTTGGAAAGTttctgtgcagaggggagggggagtttaaagctttaaaaaaatagctCATATGTTGCTCACCCCGGCCTTGACCCTAAAAAACCGGGGAAAAAAGTTCAcattatactcaagattttaCGGTAGGCACATTTAATCAGTAATTAGGTAGTTTTGCTGATGATTAGTTAGTCCGGAAGTGAGGGAAGCACATTTTTTTCCACTAAATGTGTACAATTAATTATTCTCCAATTTctatacagattggacctctaaCACCGACttccctcatccagcaacatctgtggtctgacatccctgtgggtgctcatGGGGTGGAGCactcttggggaaaagccagggcCAGACTCTCAGCAACtccttccccgccctgcaagaGCACTGCAAATAGGTCATTTGCAGCATTCAAGCTCAggtagggaggaagggaaaggaggagtGAGGAAAGGAGGTAAccacttgggggaagaggcagggtattCTGGAAATCAATGGCTGTGGAACTGCTCTAGAATCCAAACTTCTGTTTGaaataaaacagtttttagctctTACCTTTTCTCGGATCTCCAAAGCTCTCTTACACAAAGGTTCTGCCTCCTTATACTTTCCTCGTTTACCATAAAGTACAGCAAGATTGTTTAGAGTAGCTGCCACCTGTCAACAGCAGAGAAACATTAAATATATGGAACCTGCTGAAGTTAAATTTATTCAAATATATTTACAGTGTACTGCTATAGTCATATCCTCTATGTACAGTGAAGACCTCTTGGCAAATTCCTACATTAGGAAATAACTCTTACTGGAGAACACGTGTGAAATGTATTTAGCCTCCTGAAATGTAAATAAATGCATAAAGTTGCTGTAAATATGACAACACAGAAATAAAGTTATTTTTCATTAATTTAGATTCACAGAATTGCCCACTACTGTATAACATAGGCTATATGAAGCAATACATCAccaaattaaatttttaaaatgacttGAGCATAAATAGCTTGATTGGAAttatctgttttattttaaacagagGAAGTAAAACAAATCAGAAGTACAATTCCTATATGAATTCAGCAACGGAATTATTTAATAAGctaattaaaatatttcttcagaAGCTAATTTTTTCCACATTGCAGACCATGCAACTTGATTCATAATCAAATAAATGTGGCAGTAGAGTAATTTTTGGGTGAAATAgtttaataaataaaaagctCAAAGATATGTTAAAtattaaaaaacccacagaatACTGTATTGTGGCCGCCTACCTGTCCTGATTAGTGACAAGCCAGATCTTAAACGTTCCTGTTGAGTTTAATATTAGAATAAGTTGGGcgggaaaaggaaaaaagtctTAGTGAAAAACACAACTAAAAGTATGAAACAATCATATATACAAACCGCTGGATGATCTTTGCCCAAAGTCTTTTCACGAATAGCCAAAGCATCATTAAGAAGGTTTGCTGCATCTTTGTATTTGTTCTGGtccctacattttaaaaaaccataATTAATGCTTTACCCTGTTTCACAAATAAAAAagtgtgaggtggggggggggcggttgagAATGTAGTATTCCAATAAATCTTGTAAAATAATGAACTACAAAATTAAGATCCGACTTCGGTACTATTTCCTGCCATGACACTGAAGAGAGGGGTTCTACGGGAGACTCGGTCTTTCATGTTCATGTGCAAAAAACTACATTTAAAAGTAGGCTTGGGGGGCACTGAAAATGAACTATCTGCATATATACATCCTGCCACCCAATTTACAACAGCACTAGCATAACCCAAGAAGTTGTTGTCTGGCTGTCTTCTCAAGAATCTAGAATGAATGAATATTTAAAGTTTCAAAATGAACAACAGTGTTCCAAAAACTGAGGAATGGGAGAACATTCAGGAACCCATGTTATGTACCATGTCATAACACAGCACCTATGTCAAGTGCTCATGTGATATCACCACAAATAAAAATTTAGAACCCACTACATGTCAAACATTTCTGTAGCAGTTCCAGCATTAAGGCCTCTAGCCAACTTTACAGAAACAAGTTTGCTTAAAGGATAATTTAAGTATACATCAGAATACTAACCTGTATACCAAAGCAAGTATGTTTAGCATAGTGGCAACATCAGGATGGTCATGACCTGAAGTCTTCTCCAGATCTTCAAGTGCTTGTTTACAGAGAGGTACAGCTACCTCATATCtaccttgggaagcatactgaaTAACCAAATTATGAAGAGTCCTCAATCTTGCCGGAATTTCGTAGCCACCTTgctgagcagctgctgccgcACTGCTATGCTGCTGCTGGACTGCAAAAAGAAAGCAACTTTTTGAAACCACTTCAAAAGAAAAAATCATGCTCCCTAGATGCTAGACACTAAAATTAATCTTTACTCTGtaattctgttctgaaatgtaagGGTAAAAAAACAGCACTCCTATAAAGTGCAAATCTTTTCCCTGTCAGTAATCCAACTGACATACCCATTTATCCAAATGGCCTGGTGAAACTTTTGGAAAATTGGAATTTGGGATAAACAAAAGTATTACTTTGAGCTCTTTTCACCAATTTAGAAATACAGGAGCAAAGGGAGTAATACTGATGTTTGCTTAATACTTTAAAGAGTAATAAACAGTGTTAATGTGATTGAGTTAAACAACAAACCAATAAATAGCTTTGTATCAGTGGAATGCTTAATAGCTGCTAAGAAGCTAACTGAGAAATTAGAAAGTTATTAACATAGGGCTATTTGGGGGACCTACTGTGGGTTTGGATAACTGTGATTTGTGGATAAAGATAATTCAGATAATCTAATACAGTATATTTCCAGTTATGAACAAATATACATTTTTACTACTTTTTACTCTTATTAGCCCTGTGAGCCAGTAAAAGCAATGAAGAGAGAAGTAAGATCTATTCTGATTCACACGGTGACTGAATTATTATTAAAGCTCAAATTTCAGGATCAACTTCTGCCCTCAGTTACATCAACTAAGGATTGAAGTTCCTCAGGTGGAAGAAAAGGAGAAGACACGCAACACCAGCCAGCCACAGTGttagtccagagaaaagcaacaaaaatgattaaacgtctagaaaacatgacctatgagggaagactgaaggaatcaGGTTTATTTGATCtggaaaaagagaagaccaagacaGGATAtcgtaacagctttcaagtacctaaaaggttcttacaaagaggagagagaaaaattgttctccttaacctctaatGAAAGGACaagatgggcttaaactgcaacaagggagatttaggttggacattagaaaaaacttcctgtcagggtggttaaccactggaataaattgcctcaggagtttgtagaatctccatctttggagatctTTCGGAGCAGATTACAgaagcacctgtcagggatggtctagatcggagctactcaacacgcggcccatttGAATGCAACCCACGATGCAGTCCGAGTTTACGCAGAGCTGTAGGGCGAGGTCTCCACCtgtcagcaccccccccccccccccgtccctcacACCCATAATGTAGCTTCAGCCACTTCCCAGGCCACCCACCAGCCGCTATCCTGATATGCAGGTGCGGCCTGTGGCCTCCTGCGGTAGCACCTTCCTGCGAGCGGAGCTACGCTGGCTCTTGCCGTGGGGCACCACACTGAGCTGGGCCACCAGTCGGCACATGTGCATGAGCCACCAGCCGGCGAGGGGGCAGAGACGGCAAGAGGTGACGGCACAGCCAGGTAAGAGGAGAGGTGGCGGAGCTAGGTAGTGAGGCTGGGATAAGAAAGGTCTGCGCTGGGGCTCAAGCTGAGTCAGGGTGCTGGGGTCCATTCAGGCTTGGTCCCTCTCCACCACCGGTGttaaagagggggagggaagcgcaGTGTCAGGCCAGGCTGTGCTGGGCTGAGGACCCAGTGTCCATTTTATTCTGGGTGAACCCCGGGGAGAACCATGCAGTGGCAGGAGCCTACTCTATTGTGTCCCCCTGCCCTCACCCAggctgctgtgctctgcttcacTGTTACTGTGGAGTGGAGCCAGCTGTTGGGTCACATCACTCACTatgctggcaggagcaggagagggcTAATTTCTCTTGTTACCCCCAGCCAGGTCCCTTGGT encodes the following:
- the KLC1 gene encoding kinesin light chain 1 isoform X5, yielding MYDNMSTMVYLKEEKLEKLTQDEIISKTKQVIQGLEALKNEHNSILQSLLETLKCLKKDDETNLVEEKSNMIRKSLEMLELGLSEAQVMMALSNHLNAVESEKQKLRAQVRRLCQENQWLRDELASTQQKLQKSEQSVAQLEEEKKHLEFMNQLKKYDDDISPSEDKDTDSTKEPLDDLFPNDEDDQGQGIQQQHSSAAAAAQQGGYEIPARLRTLHNLVIQYASQGRYEVAVPLCKQALEDLEKTSGHDHPDVATMLNILALVYRDQNKYKDAANLLNDALAIREKTLGKDHPAVAATLNNLAVLYGKRGKYKEAEPLCKRALEIREKVLGKDHPDVAKQLNNLALLCQNQGKYEEVEYYYQRALEIYQTKLGPDDPNVAKTKNNLASCYLKQGKFKQAETLYKEILTRAHEREFGSVDDENKPIWMHAEEREECKGKQKDGSFGEYGGWYKACKVDSPTVTTTLKNLGALYKRQGKFEAAETLEEAAMRSRKQGLDNVHKQRVAEVLNDPESTEKRRSRESLNVDVVKYESGPDGGEEA
- the KLC1 gene encoding kinesin light chain 1 isoform X4; translated protein: MYDNMSTMVYLKEEKLEKLTQDEIISKTKQVIQGLEALKNEHNSILQSLLETLKCLKKDDETNLVEEKSNMIRKSLEMLELGLSEAQVMMALSNHLNAVESEKQKLRAQVRRLCQENQWLRDELASTQQKLQKSEQSVAQLEEEKKHLEFMNQLKKYDDDISPSEDKDTDSTKEPLDDLFPNDEDDQGQGIQQQHSSAAAAAQQGGYEIPARLRTLHNLVIQYASQGRYEVAVPLCKQALEDLEKTSGHDHPDVATMLNILALVYRDQNKYKDAANLLNDALAIREKTLGKDHPAVAATLNNLAVLYGKRGKYKEAEPLCKRALEIREKVLGKDHPDVAKQLNNLALLCQNQGKYEEVEYYYQRALEIYQTKLGPDDPNVAKTKNNLASCYLKQGKFKQAETLYKEILTRAHEREFGSVDDENKPIWMHAEEREECKGKQKDGSFGEYGGWYKACKVDSPTVTTTLKNLGALYKRQGKFEAAETLEEAAMRSRKQGLDNVHKQRVAEVLNDPESTEKRRSRESLNVDVVKYESGPDGGEEDGTGSLKRSGSFSKLRASIRRSSEKLVRKLKGGNSRDSEPKNPGNEIIV
- the KLC1 gene encoding kinesin light chain 1 isoform X3, which gives rise to MYDNMSTMVYLKEEKLEKLTQDEIISKTKQVIQGLEALKNEHNSILQSLLETLKCLKKDDETNLVEEKSNMIRKSLEMLELGLSEAQVMMALSNHLNAVESEKQKLRAQVRRLCQENQWLRDELASTQQKLQKSEQSVAQLEEEKKHLEFMNQLKKYDDDISPSEDKDTDSTKEPLDDLFPNDEDDQGQGIQQQHSSAAAAAQQGGYEIPARLRTLHNLVIQYASQGRYEVAVPLCKQALEDLEKTSGHDHPDVATMLNILALVYRDQNKYKDAANLLNDALAIREKTLGKDHPAVAATLNNLAVLYGKRGKYKEAEPLCKRALEIREKVLGKDHPDVAKQLNNLALLCQNQGKYEEVEYYYQRALEIYQTKLGPDDPNVAKTKNNLASCYLKQGKFKQAETLYKEILTRAHEREFGSVDDENKPIWMHAEEREECKGKQKDGSFGEYGGWYKACKVDSPTVTTTLKNLGALYKRQGKFEAAETLEEAAMRSRKQGLDNVHKQRVAEVLNDPESTEKRRSRESLNVDVVKYESGPDGGEEVSMSVEWNGDGTGSLKRSGSFSKLRASIRRSSEKLVRKLKGGNSRDSEPKNPGNEIIV